In Candidatus Syntrophosphaera sp., a single window of DNA contains:
- a CDS encoding T9SS type A sorting domain-containing protein, translated as MKNIYLLLLLGLLLFPLAAQTNGNLQYMGDQAILQVWGSHFERGHAQGYLLGNAMLDVFDQYYYLMVANSSPVYYNFLWNYFMEHFDSDPRMQSESQGIIQGLEDAGISTFHNGLQRNIGAEDILLVNSIVDMLQVRNATSESALEIGCASLASWGVSTQQDSLLAGASVITRFMDWSQNSALIANPVLVVHHPSESDEQKWMSFTYPGMIGALSAINAAGTWASLNMGNVHTVSSDQGLDPVLFALRRGIERLDYDSDGTSGALDLFASIGEGLHLTGTIIHTLSESPGGTLTFAVETNNSGTVARYHDQNGDLPGNHLAATNHFRLLANPICCTRYADIQDSLYTNPHMSAKRQWRVLSGAAGQQTNLTAIQYTPSTGLILWSSASTALPAYQAPAITLSASDLFNYSVSSQDEYLPVVPHSVSLYPNPLRQNAALNLKSPLPFTALELFNLRGQKVFSDRSPVFKTEARLHLPLLPPGLYLLQLSGTAGKAAHKKLLILN; from the coding sequence ATGAAAAACATATATCTGCTTCTGCTCCTCGGCCTGCTGCTCTTCCCCCTGGCAGCCCAAACCAACGGAAACCTCCAATACATGGGCGATCAGGCCATCCTGCAGGTCTGGGGCAGCCACTTCGAACGCGGCCACGCCCAGGGCTATCTGCTCGGAAACGCCATGCTTGATGTTTTCGACCAATACTACTACCTGATGGTGGCAAACTCCAGCCCTGTCTATTACAACTTCCTGTGGAACTATTTCATGGAGCATTTCGACTCCGATCCCCGCATGCAGAGCGAATCCCAAGGCATCATCCAAGGCCTGGAGGATGCCGGGATCAGCACATTTCACAACGGTTTGCAGCGAAACATCGGCGCGGAGGACATCCTGCTCGTGAACTCCATCGTGGACATGCTGCAGGTGCGCAACGCCACTTCCGAAAGCGCTCTGGAGATCGGCTGCGCCTCGCTTGCCAGTTGGGGCGTCTCCACCCAGCAGGATTCGCTATTGGCCGGAGCCTCCGTCATCACCCGCTTTATGGATTGGAGCCAGAACAGCGCCCTGATCGCCAATCCGGTCCTGGTGGTCCATCATCCCTCCGAAAGCGACGAACAGAAATGGATGAGCTTCACCTATCCCGGCATGATCGGCGCTCTGTCCGCAATCAATGCGGCCGGCACCTGGGCTTCCCTGAACATGGGCAACGTCCACACCGTCAGCTCCGACCAGGGCCTCGATCCCGTCCTCTTCGCGCTCCGGCGCGGCATCGAACGCCTCGATTACGATTCCGACGGAACTTCCGGCGCCTTGGACCTCTTTGCCTCGATTGGAGAGGGTTTGCACCTCACCGGTACCATCATCCACACCCTCAGCGAAAGCCCGGGCGGAACCCTCACTTTCGCGGTCGAAACCAACAACAGCGGCACCGTGGCCCGCTACCACGACCAGAATGGAGACCTGCCCGGAAACCATCTGGCCGCCACCAACCATTTCCGCCTCCTGGCCAATCCCATTTGCTGCACCCGCTATGCCGACATCCAGGATTCGCTCTACACCAATCCCCATATGAGCGCAAAACGCCAGTGGAGAGTGCTGTCCGGCGCCGCGGGCCAGCAAACCAACCTCACCGCGATCCAATATACCCCCTCCACCGGATTGATCCTCTGGTCCAGCGCCAGCACGGCTTTGCCGGCCTACCAGGCCCCAGCCATCACTCTCTCCGCTTCCGACCTTTTCAACTACTCTGTTTCCAGCCAGGATGAATATCTGCCCGTTGTGCCCCACTCAGTCTCGCTCTATCCCAATCCCCTGCGCCAAAACGCCGCGCTGAACCTGAAAAGCCCGCTCCCCTTCACTGCCCTGGAACTCTTCAACCTGCGCGGGCAAAAAGTTTTCTCGGATCGCTCGCCGGTGTTCAAAACCGAGGCCAGGCTGCACTTGCCGCTACTGCCCCCGGGCCTCTATCTGC
- the ftcD gene encoding glutamate formimidoyltransferase, with amino-acid sequence MKLMECVPNFSEGRDHAVLDAIAGEIRSVNNVVLLDVDPGADTNRTVFTLAGEPDAVVEAAFRAIKKAAGLIDMSKHHGEHPRMGATDVCPFIPISDITMEECAEYARKLGKRVGDELGIPVYLYENAASKEEWRNLATVRSGEYEALAEKAKDPAWKPDFGPHAFNPKSGATAISAREFLIAYNINLNTRDKKKAHDLALSIRESGRSARDENGKLLKDENGNKVTIPGLFTHCKAVGWYIDSYNRAQISINLTNYKVTPPHLVLEKVRELALEIGVNVTGSELVGLIPKAALLESGKFYLQRMNESTGIPEKMIMETAIQSMGLAELGPFDLDKKVIEYAIARPDSLCSLRLDDFADLLSTDSPAPGGGSVAALCAALSGALSAMVSNLTIDKKGYEQVQDKVRELAPLGQDIKLKALQYIDADTDAFNAMMEALRLPKKTNAEAALRGEMVEKTTQQAIMVPFRTLELAWEALQLAEQVAAVGNANALSDAGVASLTALSAAKAANYNILINLAGVSTKSFIEDIKARSAALIAQCEEIAARIEASVSTRL; translated from the coding sequence ATGAAGCTGATGGAATGCGTTCCCAATTTCAGCGAAGGCCGGGACCACGCGGTCCTGGACGCCATTGCCGGCGAGATCAGATCAGTAAACAACGTCGTGCTCCTGGATGTGGATCCCGGCGCTGATACGAACCGCACGGTGTTTACCCTGGCTGGAGAGCCGGATGCCGTTGTGGAAGCGGCCTTCCGGGCGATCAAAAAAGCCGCCGGACTGATCGACATGAGCAAACATCACGGCGAGCATCCCCGCATGGGCGCCACCGATGTCTGCCCCTTCATTCCCATCTCGGACATCACGATGGAGGAATGCGCTGAATACGCCCGCAAACTGGGCAAGCGCGTGGGCGACGAACTGGGCATCCCGGTCTATCTCTACGAGAACGCCGCCTCCAAAGAGGAATGGCGCAACCTGGCCACCGTCCGCTCAGGCGAATACGAAGCCCTGGCGGAAAAAGCCAAGGACCCCGCCTGGAAGCCGGATTTCGGGCCCCACGCCTTCAACCCCAAAAGCGGGGCCACCGCCATCAGCGCGAGGGAATTCCTCATCGCCTACAACATCAACCTCAACACCCGCGATAAAAAGAAAGCCCATGACCTGGCCCTCAGCATCCGCGAAAGCGGGCGCAGCGCCCGGGACGAGAACGGAAAGCTGCTCAAGGACGAAAACGGCAACAAGGTCACCATCCCCGGCCTCTTCACCCATTGCAAGGCCGTGGGCTGGTACATCGACAGCTACAACCGCGCCCAGATCAGCATCAACCTCACCAACTACAAGGTCACGCCACCCCATCTCGTGCTGGAAAAAGTGCGCGAACTCGCCCTGGAGATTGGCGTCAACGTCACCGGCAGCGAGCTGGTGGGCCTGATCCCCAAGGCCGCGCTGCTGGAATCCGGCAAATTTTACCTCCAGCGCATGAACGAAAGCACCGGCATCCCCGAAAAGATGATCATGGAAACCGCCATTCAATCCATGGGCCTGGCGGAACTGGGACCCTTCGACCTGGACAAGAAGGTGATCGAATACGCCATCGCCCGTCCGGACAGCCTCTGCTCGCTGCGTCTGGACGACTTTGCCGACCTGCTTTCCACCGATTCCCCCGCCCCCGGCGGTGGCAGCGTCGCGGCCCTTTGCGCCGCCCTTTCCGGAGCCCTTTCGGCCATGGTTTCCAACCTCACCATCGATAAAAAAGGCTATGAACAGGTGCAGGACAAGGTGCGCGAACTGGCCCCGCTTGGCCAGGATATCAAGCTCAAGGCACTGCAATACATCGATGCCGATACCGACGCCTTCAACGCGATGATGGAAGCCCTCCGCCTGCCCAAAAAGACCAACGCGGAAGCCGCTCTGCGCGGCGAGATGGTGGAAAAGACCACCCAACAGGCGATCATGGTCCCCTTCCGCACCCTGGAACTGGCTTGGGAAGCTTTGCAGCTTGCCGAACAGGTTGCCGCCGTGGGCAACGCCAACGCACTTTCAGACGCTGGAGTGGCCTCGCTCACAGCCCTCAGCGCTGCCAAGGCCGCCAACTACAACATCCTCATCAACCTCGCCGGTGTCAGCACCAAAAGCTTCATTGAAGACATAAAGGCCCGCTCCGCCGCGCTGATCGCCCAATGCGAAGAGATCGCCGCCCGGATCGAGGCTTCCGTCAGCACCAGGCTCTGA
- a CDS encoding hemolysin family protein has product MSLLEILLWGIIMVILLGLSFLFSGFENGVISIDMLRLEGKARKSRSAANLQSYLRQPDKVLGSTLLGNNIVNVLLATLSTYLVYSNVDPAIFNPKYTSLVVGAFVLIFGEVVPKSVFRDNAETLVPAVYPFMRFVYFLLRPFVAGVSWLNGRLRQLLRITEGTSFNYLTKDDLTYLLSLTEKDSEDEPQMEMIEDALDFTEQEARNIMIPRTEVVAIPETATIAEAIEIAREEGFTRYPVYRKDLDDIVGILIIYDVLKREHTPETKVSDLLHEPFFTPENTDLDVLLKEMQKHHRSIAIVVDSYGGTAGIVTMEDILEEIFGDIADEYDDAEEVGEVEQVSPNTWLVQADIEIDRLSDEYGIHLPEGDYETVAGLILDRLARIPHQGQFINVEPYRIQVLQATEKKIIKVKIHKTN; this is encoded by the coding sequence ATGTCTCTGCTTGAAATACTGCTTTGGGGGATCATCATGGTGATCCTGCTCGGCTTGTCCTTCCTGTTTTCCGGCTTTGAAAACGGGGTAATTTCGATTGACATGCTCCGCCTCGAAGGCAAGGCCAGAAAGAGCAGGTCCGCCGCGAATCTCCAAAGCTATCTGCGCCAGCCGGACAAGGTGCTGGGCTCAACCCTGCTGGGCAACAACATCGTCAACGTCCTCCTGGCCACGCTTTCCACCTATCTGGTCTACAGCAATGTCGACCCCGCCATTTTCAATCCCAAATACACTTCCCTGGTCGTGGGGGCCTTCGTCCTCATCTTTGGAGAGGTGGTGCCCAAGTCCGTTTTCCGGGATAACGCCGAAACCCTGGTCCCGGCCGTCTATCCCTTCATGCGCTTCGTCTATTTCCTGCTCAGGCCTTTTGTGGCAGGCGTTTCCTGGCTCAACGGCCGGCTGCGCCAACTGCTCCGGATCACCGAAGGCACCAGCTTCAACTACCTCACCAAGGACGACCTCACCTACCTGCTTTCGCTCACGGAGAAGGATTCCGAAGACGAGCCCCAGATGGAGATGATCGAGGACGCCCTGGATTTCACTGAGCAAGAGGCGCGCAACATCATGATCCCGCGCACGGAGGTGGTCGCCATCCCGGAAACAGCCACCATCGCCGAAGCCATCGAGATCGCCCGCGAGGAAGGCTTCACCCGTTATCCGGTCTATCGCAAGGACCTGGACGACATCGTGGGCATCCTCATCATCTACGACGTGCTCAAGCGCGAACACACTCCCGAGACCAAGGTCAGCGACCTCCTCCACGAACCCTTTTTCACACCCGAAAACACCGATCTGGACGTGCTGCTCAAGGAAATGCAGAAGCATCACCGCAGCATCGCCATCGTGGTCGATTCCTATGGCGGAACGGCCGGCATCGTGACCATGGAGGACATCCTGGAAGAGATCTTTGGAGACATCGCGGACGAATATGACGACGCGGAAGAGGTGGGCGAAGTGGAACAGGTATCCCCCAACACCTGGCTGGTGCAGGCGGATATCGAGATCGACCGGCTCTCTGATGAATATGGGATCCACCTGCCCGAGGGGGACTACGAGACCGTGGCCGGCCTGATCCTGGACCGTCTGGCCCGCATCCCGCACCAGGGGCAGTTCATAAACGTGGAGCCCTACCGCATCCAGGTCCTGCAGGCCACTGAAAAGAAGATCATCAAGGTCAAGATACACAAAACAAACTGA